A DNA window from Streptomyces parvus contains the following coding sequences:
- a CDS encoding MFS transporter has protein sequence MAAGYLDILRARHAARLLTGTLVGRLPNGTAHIAIVLFTRAEGGSYTLAGALAAAYGLATAVGQPLLGRAVDLYGQPRVQLPAAVLSALGMALLALTGLGSLPLAYLAVIVAGIATPPLEGGLRALWPSVLKGEGQVHRAYAMDAVAQEIMFTVGPLLVTLLVSLWSPAAALLVINAIGVLGALSVVLSEPSRTWRSAPREAHWLGALRSPGLLALLGAFFFVGLALGSITVAGVAYADDHGRESVYGWLMAALGLGALIGGLVYGARQWAGAPEKRLRVIVGLLALGYLPLALTPSVPLMTAFAALAGVFLAPAIACSFIVVDRHAPRGTVTEAFSWLVTTFGVGAAAGTAVAGPAVELGSTAWSFAVAGAGGVAALVVLLATGKVLGGVPAAPARTAAVVTGSENDRNGAVEPGFSSGHKA, from the coding sequence ATGGCCGCGGGATATCTGGACATCCTCCGGGCGCGGCATGCCGCCCGGCTGCTGACGGGCACCCTGGTGGGGCGGCTGCCCAACGGCACCGCGCACATCGCGATCGTGCTGTTCACCCGGGCGGAGGGCGGCAGCTACACCCTGGCCGGCGCGCTCGCCGCCGCGTACGGCCTGGCCACCGCCGTCGGGCAGCCGCTGCTCGGCCGCGCGGTCGACCTGTACGGGCAGCCGCGCGTCCAGCTCCCGGCCGCCGTGCTCTCCGCGCTCGGGATGGCCCTGCTGGCCCTCACCGGCCTCGGCTCGCTCCCGCTGGCCTACCTCGCCGTCATCGTCGCCGGAATCGCCACCCCGCCCTTGGAGGGCGGCCTGCGGGCCCTGTGGCCCAGCGTCCTCAAGGGTGAGGGCCAGGTGCACCGGGCCTACGCCATGGACGCCGTGGCGCAGGAGATCATGTTCACCGTCGGACCGCTCCTGGTGACGCTGCTCGTCTCGCTCTGGTCCCCGGCCGCCGCGCTGCTCGTCATCAACGCCATCGGCGTCCTCGGCGCCCTCTCGGTCGTCCTGTCCGAGCCCTCGCGCACCTGGCGCTCCGCACCCCGCGAGGCGCACTGGCTCGGCGCCCTGCGCTCGCCCGGACTCCTCGCGCTCCTCGGCGCGTTCTTCTTCGTCGGCCTCGCCCTCGGCTCCATCACCGTGGCCGGGGTGGCGTACGCCGACGACCACGGGCGGGAGTCGGTGTACGGCTGGCTGATGGCCGCCCTCGGCCTCGGCGCGCTGATCGGCGGACTGGTCTACGGGGCACGGCAGTGGGCCGGCGCCCCCGAGAAGCGGCTGCGGGTCATCGTCGGACTACTGGCGCTGGGCTACCTGCCGCTGGCGCTCACCCCCTCGGTGCCGCTCATGACCGCCTTCGCCGCTCTCGCCGGGGTCTTCCTCGCCCCGGCCATCGCCTGCTCCTTCATCGTGGTCGACCGCCACGCCCCGCGCGGCACCGTGACCGAGGCGTTCTCCTGGCTCGTCACCACGTTCGGCGTAGGCGCCGCGGCCGGCACGGCCGTCGCCGGACCGGCCGTCGAACTCGGGTCGACCGCCTGGAGCTTCGCCGTCGCGGGGGCCGGGGGAGTGGCCGCCCTGGTGGTCCTCCTGGCCACCGGGAAGGTCCTCGGGGGCGTCCCGGCAGCTCCCGCCCGTACGGCCGCCGTCGTGACGGGATCGGAAAATGATCGAAACGGTGCCGTCGAACCCGGTTTCAGCTCGGGCCACAAGGCGTAA
- the prcB gene encoding proteasome subunit beta: MEANTRSTGRLPAAFLTPGSSSFMDFLSDQSPEMLPGNRSLPPLQGAIEAPHGTTIVAASFPGGVVLAGDRRATMGNMIAQRDIEKVFPADEYSAVGIAGTAGLAVEMVKLFQLELEHFEKVEGAQLSLEGKANRLSTMIRSNLAMAMQGLAVVPLFAGYDVDREKGRIFSYDVTGGRSEETGYAATGSGSIFARGSMKKLYREDLTQEQALTLVVQALYDAADDDSATGGPDVARRIYPIVTVITDEGFRRLTDQESSEIARSILERRLEQPDGPRAALL; this comes from the coding sequence GTGGAAGCCAACACTCGTAGCACCGGGCGTCTACCAGCTGCCTTCCTGACGCCGGGTTCGTCCTCGTTCATGGACTTCCTGTCCGACCAGTCGCCCGAGATGCTCCCGGGCAACCGCAGCCTGCCGCCGCTCCAGGGGGCGATCGAGGCGCCGCACGGGACGACCATCGTCGCCGCGTCCTTCCCCGGTGGCGTGGTCCTGGCAGGCGACCGGCGCGCCACCATGGGCAACATGATCGCGCAGCGCGACATCGAGAAGGTCTTCCCGGCCGACGAGTACTCCGCGGTGGGTATCGCGGGCACCGCCGGGCTGGCCGTGGAGATGGTCAAGCTGTTCCAGCTGGAGCTGGAGCACTTCGAGAAGGTCGAGGGCGCCCAGCTCTCCCTGGAGGGCAAGGCCAACCGGCTCTCCACCATGATCCGCTCCAATCTCGCCATGGCCATGCAGGGCCTCGCCGTGGTTCCCCTCTTCGCGGGCTACGACGTCGACCGCGAGAAGGGCCGCATCTTCTCCTACGACGTCACCGGCGGCCGCTCCGAGGAGACCGGGTACGCCGCCACCGGCTCCGGGTCGATCTTCGCCCGCGGCTCGATGAAGAAGCTCTACCGTGAGGACCTGACGCAGGAACAGGCCCTCACCCTGGTCGTCCAGGCGCTGTACGACGCGGCGGACGACGACTCGGCGACCGGAGGGCCGGACGTGGCCCGCCGCATCTATCCGATCGTCACCGTCATCACCGACGAAGGCTTCCGGAGGCTGACCGACCAGGAGTCCTCCGAGATCGCGCGTTCCATTCTGGAACGCCGACTCGAGCAGCCCGACGGCCCGCGCGCCGCGCTGCTCTGA
- the pafA gene encoding Pup--protein ligase, translating to MDRRIFGLENEYGVTCTFRGQRRLSPDEVARYLFRRVVSWGRSSNVFLRNGARLYLDVGSHPEYATPECDNVTELVTHDKAGERILEGLLVDAERRLHEEGIAGDVYLFKNNTDSAGNSYGCHENYLVARHGEFSRLADILIPFLVTRQLICGAGKVLQTPRGAVYCVSQRAEHIWEGVSSATTRSRPIINTRDEPHADAERYRRLHVIVGDSNMSETTMLLKVGATDLVLRMIEAGTVMRDLTLENPIRAIREVSHDLTGQRKVRLASGREASAIEVQREYYEKAVDFVERRGIRTGTVDQVLELWGRALEAIEAQDLDRIDTEIDWVMKYKLIERYRAKHNMTMSNPRVAQIDLAYHDIHRRRGLFYLLEKKGQTARICNDLKIFEGKTVPPQTTRARLRGDFIRRAQEQRRDFTVDWVHLKLNDQAQRTVLCKDPFRSVDERVEKLIAGM from the coding sequence ATGGACCGCCGCATTTTCGGGCTGGAGAACGAGTACGGCGTCACGTGCACGTTCAGGGGACAGCGCCGACTGTCACCTGACGAAGTGGCGCGCTACCTCTTCCGCCGTGTCGTGTCATGGGGCCGCAGCAGCAATGTCTTTCTGCGGAACGGCGCCCGCCTCTACCTCGACGTGGGATCGCATCCGGAATACGCAACCCCGGAATGCGACAACGTGACCGAACTGGTCACCCACGACAAGGCCGGCGAGCGCATTCTCGAAGGCCTGCTCGTCGACGCCGAACGCCGCCTGCACGAGGAGGGAATCGCGGGCGACGTCTATCTCTTCAAGAACAACACCGACTCGGCGGGAAACTCCTACGGCTGCCACGAGAACTACCTCGTGGCCCGGCACGGAGAATTCTCCCGGCTCGCGGACATCCTCATTCCGTTCCTCGTCACCAGGCAGCTGATCTGCGGCGCCGGCAAGGTGCTCCAGACGCCGCGCGGCGCTGTCTACTGCGTCAGCCAGCGTGCCGAGCACATCTGGGAGGGCGTCAGCTCCGCGACGACCCGCTCCCGGCCGATCATCAACACCCGCGACGAACCCCACGCCGACGCCGAGCGGTACCGCCGCCTCCACGTCATCGTCGGTGACTCGAACATGTCCGAGACGACCATGCTGCTCAAGGTCGGCGCCACCGACCTGGTGCTCCGCATGATCGAGGCGGGCACGGTGATGCGCGACCTGACCCTGGAGAACCCGATCCGGGCCATCCGCGAGGTCAGCCACGACCTCACCGGACAGCGCAAGGTGCGTCTCGCCAGCGGCCGGGAGGCCTCTGCCATCGAGGTCCAGCGGGAGTACTACGAGAAGGCCGTGGACTTCGTCGAACGCCGGGGCATCCGCACCGGCACCGTCGACCAGGTCCTGGAGCTGTGGGGCCGCGCCCTGGAGGCGATCGAGGCCCAGGACCTCGACCGGATCGACACCGAGATCGACTGGGTCATGAAGTACAAGCTCATCGAGCGGTACCGGGCCAAGCACAACATGACCATGTCGAACCCGCGGGTCGCCCAGATAGACCTCGCCTACCACGACATCCACCGCCGACGCGGTCTCTTCTACCTCCTGGAGAAGAAGGGGCAGACGGCCCGCATCTGCAACGACCTGAAGATCTTCGAGGGCAAGACGGTGCCCCCGCAGACCACCCGGGCGCGGCTGCGCGGCGACTTCATCCGCAGGGCCCAGGAGCAGCGGAGGGACTTCACCGTCGACTGGGTCCACCTCAAGCTCAACGACCAGGCGCAGCGCACGGTGCTGTGCAAGGACCCGTTCCGGTCCGTGGACGAGCGGGTGGAGAAGCTCATCGCCGGCATGTGA
- a CDS encoding FKBP-type peptidyl-prolyl cis-trans isomerase: MSIEKPEVDFPGGEPPADLEIKDIWEGDGPVAQAGQTVSVHYVGVSFSTGEEFDASWNRGTPLQFQLGAGQVISGWDKGVQGMKVGGRRQLTIPAHLAYGDRGAGGKIAPGETLIFVCDLVAA; this comes from the coding sequence GTGAGCATCGAGAAGCCCGAGGTCGACTTCCCGGGCGGCGAGCCGCCGGCCGATCTGGAGATCAAGGACATCTGGGAGGGCGACGGCCCGGTGGCCCAGGCGGGCCAGACCGTCTCCGTCCACTACGTCGGCGTCTCCTTCTCCACCGGCGAGGAGTTCGACGCCTCGTGGAACCGCGGCACCCCGCTGCAGTTCCAGCTCGGTGCCGGCCAGGTCATCTCCGGCTGGGACAAGGGCGTGCAGGGCATGAAGGTCGGCGGCCGTCGCCAGCTGACCATCCCCGCCCACCTCGCCTACGGCGACCGCGGCGCCGGCGGCAAGATCGCCCCCGGTGAGACGCTGATCTTCGTCTGCGACCTCGTCGCGGCCTGA
- the prcA gene encoding proteasome subunit alpha, with amino-acid sequence MSTPFYVSPQQAMADRAEYARKGIARGRSLVVLQYADGIVFVGENPSRALHKFSEIYDRIGFAAAGKYNEYENLRIGGVRYADLRGYTYDRDDVTARGLANVYAQTLGTIFSSAAEKPYEVELVVAEVGSEPEGDQIYRLPHDGSIVDEHGSVAVGGNSEQISSFLDQRHRDGMTLAEALKLAVQALSREPGGGEREIPAERLEVAVLDRTRPQQRKFKRIVGRQLARLLGTEAAATTPTDAPSDAEDGDSTDTGTGSASGSTEETGK; translated from the coding sequence GTGTCGACGCCGTTCTATGTCTCACCCCAGCAGGCCATGGCCGACCGGGCGGAATACGCCCGCAAGGGCATCGCCCGTGGTCGCAGCCTCGTTGTGCTGCAGTACGCCGACGGCATTGTGTTCGTCGGCGAGAACCCGTCCCGCGCGCTCCACAAGTTCAGCGAGATCTACGACCGGATCGGCTTCGCCGCCGCCGGCAAGTACAACGAGTACGAGAACCTCCGCATCGGCGGTGTGCGCTACGCCGATCTGCGCGGATACACCTACGACCGGGACGATGTGACGGCCCGTGGGCTGGCCAACGTCTACGCCCAGACGCTCGGCACCATCTTCTCCAGCGCGGCCGAGAAGCCGTACGAGGTGGAGCTGGTGGTCGCCGAGGTCGGCAGCGAGCCCGAGGGCGACCAGATCTACCGGCTGCCGCACGACGGTTCGATCGTGGACGAGCACGGCTCGGTCGCGGTCGGCGGCAATTCCGAACAGATCAGCAGCTTCCTCGACCAGCGGCACCGCGACGGCATGACGCTGGCCGAGGCGCTCAAGCTGGCCGTCCAGGCCCTCTCGCGGGAGCCGGGCGGCGGCGAGCGGGAGATCCCCGCGGAGCGCCTGGAGGTCGCGGTCCTGGACCGCACCCGCCCCCAGCAGCGCAAGTTCAAGCGGATCGTCGGCCGTCAGCTCGCCCGGCTTCTGGGGACGGAAGCCGCGGCCACCACGCCCACGGACGCCCCGTCCGACGCCGAGGACGGCGACTCCACCGATACCGGCACCGGCAGCGCGTCCGGCTCCACGGAGGAGACCGGCAAGTAG
- a CDS encoding YafY family protein: MAIAKAERLMNLALCLLGTRRPLSKRELRGSIEAYLEAGSDDSFNRMFERDKDDLRELGLVIETVENLDGDTGYLARRDSNRLPPITLDAEEAAALGLAAKVWQQARLAGAASGALQKLRAAGMPEAEDAYEVHSALEPRIPVHEAAFEPLMLACRDRRPVTFDYRKANSARAEQRQVEPWTLECWRGHWYLAGWDRERGAERVFRLSRITGKVRSRAGAFGAEVPDVVTVRETVESWAGETATRTARIRLRAGAGYPLRSRATAVRERGDGWDELEIPYGHGLDAWLVEFGPDVVVEEPADLRADVVDRLRAVAKD; this comes from the coding sequence ATGGCGATTGCCAAGGCCGAGCGGTTGATGAACCTCGCGCTGTGCCTGCTGGGGACCCGGCGCCCCCTCAGCAAGCGCGAACTCCGCGGATCCATCGAGGCCTACCTCGAAGCGGGGTCCGACGACTCCTTCAACCGGATGTTCGAGCGCGACAAGGACGATCTGCGCGAGCTCGGACTCGTCATCGAGACCGTCGAGAACCTCGACGGCGACACCGGCTACCTCGCCCGCCGCGACAGCAACCGGCTGCCCCCCATCACCCTGGACGCCGAGGAGGCCGCCGCCCTCGGCCTCGCCGCCAAGGTCTGGCAGCAGGCCCGCCTCGCCGGCGCCGCCAGCGGCGCCCTGCAGAAGCTGCGCGCCGCGGGAATGCCCGAGGCCGAGGACGCCTACGAGGTCCACAGCGCCCTCGAACCCCGCATCCCCGTCCACGAGGCCGCCTTCGAGCCCCTGATGCTGGCCTGCCGCGACCGCCGTCCGGTCACCTTCGACTACCGCAAGGCCAACTCCGCCCGCGCCGAGCAGCGCCAGGTCGAACCCTGGACCCTCGAATGCTGGCGGGGCCACTGGTACCTGGCCGGCTGGGACCGCGAGCGGGGCGCCGAGCGCGTCTTCCGGCTCTCCCGCATCACCGGCAAGGTCCGCTCCCGTGCCGGAGCCTTCGGTGCCGAGGTGCCCGACGTGGTCACCGTCCGCGAAACCGTCGAGAGCTGGGCCGGCGAGACCGCGACCCGGACCGCGCGGATCAGGCTCCGCGCCGGAGCCGGCTACCCGCTGCGCTCGCGCGCCACCGCCGTACGGGAGCGCGGCGACGGCTGGGACGAGCTGGAGATCCCGTACGGACACGGCCTCGACGCCTGGCTCGTCGAGTTCGGCCCGGACGTCGTCGTGGAGGAGCCCGCCGATCTGCGGGCCGATGTGGTGGACCGGCTCCGAGCCGTGGCCAAGGACTAG
- a CDS encoding ubiquitin-like protein Pup codes for MATKDTGGGQQKATRSTEEVEEQAQDAQASEDLAERQEKLSDDVDSVLDEIDDVLEENAEDFVRSFVQKGGQ; via the coding sequence ATGGCGACCAAGGACACCGGCGGCGGACAGCAGAAGGCGACACGTTCCACCGAGGAGGTCGAGGAGCAGGCGCAGGACGCGCAGGCGTCCGAGGACCTTGCGGAGCGACAGGAGAAGCTGAGCGACGACGTCGACTCGGTGCTGGACGAGATCGACGACGTGCTCGAAGAGAACGCCGAGGACTTCGTCAGGTCCTTCGTCCAAAAGGGTGGACAGTAG
- the dop gene encoding depupylase/deamidase Dop, giving the protein MTVRRVMGIETEYGISVPGHPNANAMLTSSQIVNAYAAAMHRARRARWDFEEENPLRDARGFDLARETADSSQLTDEDIGLANVILTNGARLYVDHAHPEYSSPEITNPRDAVLWDKAGERIMAEAAERAAAIPGAQPIHLYKNNTDNKGASYGTHENYLMQRETPFSDIVRHLTPFFVSRQVVTGAGRVGIGQDGHEHGFQISQRADYFEVEVGLETTLKRPIINTRDEPHSDAEKYRRLHVIIGDANLSEISTYLKLGTTSLVLSMIEDAFITVDLAVDQPVRTLHEVSHDPDLRQLITLRSGRTLTAVQLQMEYFELARKYVDERFGADADEQTKDILARWEDTLNRLETDPMSLSGELDWIAKRELMEGYRRRDALDWDAPRLHLVDLQYADVRPDKGLYNRLVARGKMKRLLNEDQVTRARTVPPEDTRAYFRGRCLEQYADDVAAASWDSVIFDLPDHDSLQRVPTLEPLRGTREHVKDLLDRCRTAEELVRALSGG; this is encoded by the coding sequence ATGACCGTACGGCGAGTAATGGGCATCGAGACGGAGTACGGGATCTCCGTCCCCGGCCACCCCAACGCCAATGCCATGCTCACCTCGTCCCAGATCGTCAACGCGTACGCGGCGGCGATGCACCGGGCGCGCCGCGCCCGCTGGGATTTCGAGGAGGAGAACCCGCTGCGTGACGCGCGAGGCTTCGACCTCGCCCGGGAGACCGCCGACTCCAGCCAGCTCACCGACGAGGACATCGGCCTGGCCAATGTCATCCTCACCAACGGCGCCCGGCTCTACGTCGACCACGCGCACCCCGAGTACAGCTCCCCGGAGATCACCAATCCGCGCGACGCGGTGCTCTGGGACAAGGCCGGCGAGCGGATCATGGCGGAGGCCGCCGAGCGGGCGGCCGCCATCCCCGGCGCCCAGCCGATCCACCTCTACAAGAACAACACCGACAACAAGGGCGCCTCCTACGGCACGCACGAGAACTACCTCATGCAGCGGGAGACGCCGTTCTCGGACATCGTCCGCCATCTGACGCCGTTCTTCGTCTCCCGCCAGGTCGTCACGGGCGCGGGCCGCGTCGGTATCGGCCAGGACGGCCATGAGCACGGCTTCCAGATCAGCCAGCGCGCCGACTACTTCGAGGTCGAGGTCGGCCTGGAGACCACGCTCAAGCGCCCCATCATCAACACCCGGGACGAGCCCCACTCCGACGCCGAGAAGTACCGCCGGCTCCACGTGATCATCGGCGACGCCAACCTCTCGGAGATCTCCACCTACCTCAAGCTCGGCACCACGTCCCTGGTGCTGTCGATGATCGAGGACGCGTTCATCACTGTCGACCTCGCGGTCGACCAGCCCGTCCGCACCCTGCACGAGGTCTCGCACGACCCGGACCTGCGTCAGCTGATCACGCTCCGCAGCGGCCGGACACTCACCGCCGTGCAGCTCCAGATGGAGTACTTCGAGCTGGCCCGCAAATACGTCGACGAGCGGTTCGGCGCCGACGCCGACGAGCAGACCAAGGACATCCTGGCCCGCTGGGAGGACACCCTCAATCGGCTGGAGACGGATCCGATGAGCCTGTCGGGCGAGCTGGACTGGATCGCCAAACGGGAGCTGATGGAGGGCTACCGCCGCCGCGACGCACTGGACTGGGACGCCCCCCGGCTGCATCTGGTGGACCTCCAGTACGCGGACGTACGGCCCGACAAGGGCCTCTACAACCGCCTGGTGGCGCGAGGGAAGATGAAGCGCCTCCTGAACGAGGACCAGGTCACCAGGGCCCGTACGGTGCCTCCTGAGGACACCAGGGCCTACTTCCGCGGCCGCTGTCTGGAGCAGTACGCCGATGATGTGGCGGCGGCCTCCTGGGACTCGGTGATCTTCGACCTGCCGGACCACGACTCCCTGCAGCGGGTGCCCACGCTGGAGCCGCTGCGCGGCACCAGGGAGCACGTGAAGGATTTGCTCGACCGCTGCCGTACGGCCGAGGAACTGGTCCGGGCGCTGTCGGGCGGCTGA
- a CDS encoding LacI family DNA-binding transcriptional regulator: protein MTSAQQPVPARPTSRDVARAAGVSQATVSLVLGGKWPGRVSEVTARRVREAATELGYRPNLAARSLRLGRTRTALLVVPALTNEFFARVYAGAAALAAEHDFGVVLYPSPDGTGPARDPFASARAALDGVIASSMAAEALDALHGADLPLVMLDSDPSDTGPAARVNLDIADGMRQVTGHLLELGHRRFLHLASAVDTWTFAVRAEALYDALGAAGDATVRTVRAPLDVGAGREAAEQALAVTGDRPTAIVCDDDILAAGACKAARRLGLRVPDELSVTGFDDLALATALEPELTTVRLPAERVGERGMEALLAVLDGRPAEQGGLPVRLVVRGSTAPPPADRA, encoded by the coding sequence GTGACCAGCGCCCAGCAGCCCGTCCCCGCCCGGCCCACCAGTCGTGATGTGGCCCGGGCGGCGGGCGTCTCCCAGGCGACGGTCTCCCTGGTGCTCGGCGGGAAGTGGCCGGGCCGGGTGTCGGAGGTCACCGCCCGGCGGGTGAGGGAGGCCGCGACGGAGCTCGGCTACCGGCCCAACCTGGCGGCCCGCAGTCTGCGGCTCGGCCGCACGAGGACCGCGCTGCTGGTGGTCCCGGCGCTCACCAACGAGTTCTTCGCCCGGGTGTACGCGGGGGCGGCGGCGCTCGCCGCCGAGCACGACTTCGGTGTGGTGCTCTACCCCTCGCCGGACGGCACGGGCCCGGCCCGGGACCCCTTCGCCTCGGCACGGGCCGCTCTCGACGGGGTCATCGCGTCCTCGATGGCCGCCGAGGCGCTGGACGCGCTGCACGGGGCGGATCTGCCGCTGGTGATGCTGGACAGCGACCCCTCCGACACCGGGCCCGCCGCCCGTGTGAACCTCGACATCGCGGACGGGATGCGGCAGGTGACGGGCCATCTGCTGGAGCTCGGCCACCGTCGCTTCCTGCATCTGGCGTCCGCCGTGGACACCTGGACGTTCGCGGTACGCGCCGAGGCGCTGTACGACGCGCTGGGCGCGGCGGGGGATGCGACGGTGCGTACGGTACGTGCCCCGCTGGACGTGGGGGCGGGGCGCGAGGCGGCCGAGCAGGCTCTGGCGGTCACCGGGGACCGGCCCACCGCGATCGTCTGCGACGACGACATCCTGGCCGCCGGAGCCTGCAAGGCGGCGCGCAGGCTCGGACTGCGGGTGCCGGACGAGTTGTCGGTGACCGGGTTCGACGACCTGGCGCTGGCCACCGCGCTGGAGCCGGAGCTGACCACCGTGCGACTGCCGGCGGAGCGGGTCGGGGAGCGGGGCATGGAGGCGCTGCTCGCCGTGCTGGACGGCCGCCCCGCCGAGCAGGGCGGTCTGCCGGTCCGGCTCGTCGTACGCGGCTCCACGGCGCCCCCGCCCGCCGACCGGGCATGA
- a CDS encoding FKBP-type peptidyl-prolyl cis-trans isomerase has translation MIPTKTARRAAALLAVPALLITAACGSDSKDDAAPKNSGPVAEVSGKFGAEPKIEIAKDAKVSDEVVASDVSTGDGAEVKKGDIVRLDFAGNIEALGSTWAKRQGADPKAPRAQVVQEVGQQGQMLPTKVADALAGHKVGSRVQVEGTAEAIVGEQLNPQSGIKPTDPLVWVVDIVNAKKVDKKGEAKGAQAASEAGMPEVKAASQKAATITIPKGEKAPKALKEQVLIKGDGAAVKAGEGLVVQYTGVKWEDGKKFDSSWDHGGASAFPIGVGGVIQGWDKGLVGKHVGDRVLLTIPPNQAYGADPSNQLAKNNLVFVVDILGTV, from the coding sequence ATGATCCCCACGAAAACTGCCCGGCGTGCCGCCGCCCTGCTGGCTGTGCCCGCTCTGCTGATCACCGCCGCCTGCGGTTCCGATTCCAAGGACGACGCCGCGCCGAAGAACTCGGGCCCCGTCGCCGAGGTCTCCGGGAAGTTCGGTGCCGAGCCCAAGATCGAGATCGCCAAGGACGCCAAGGTCTCCGACGAGGTCGTCGCGAGCGACGTCTCGACCGGTGACGGCGCCGAGGTGAAGAAGGGCGACATCGTCCGCCTGGACTTCGCCGGCAACATCGAGGCGCTCGGTTCCACCTGGGCCAAGCGGCAGGGCGCCGACCCGAAGGCCCCCCGCGCCCAGGTCGTTCAGGAGGTCGGCCAGCAGGGGCAGATGCTGCCGACCAAGGTCGCGGACGCGCTGGCCGGTCACAAGGTCGGCAGCCGGGTCCAGGTCGAAGGCACGGCCGAGGCGATCGTCGGCGAGCAGCTGAACCCGCAGTCCGGGATCAAGCCCACCGACCCGCTGGTCTGGGTCGTCGACATCGTCAACGCCAAGAAGGTGGACAAGAAGGGCGAGGCCAAGGGGGCCCAGGCCGCCAGTGAGGCCGGGATGCCCGAGGTGAAGGCCGCGTCGCAGAAGGCCGCGACCATCACCATCCCCAAGGGCGAGAAGGCCCCGAAGGCTCTCAAGGAGCAGGTGCTGATCAAGGGCGACGGTGCCGCGGTCAAGGCCGGCGAGGGCCTGGTCGTCCAGTACACCGGGGTGAAATGGGAGGACGGCAAGAAGTTCGACTCCTCCTGGGACCACGGTGGCGCGAGCGCCTTCCCGATCGGCGTCGGCGGCGTCATCCAGGGCTGGGACAAGGGGCTGGTCGGCAAGCACGTCGGCGACCGTGTCCTGCTGACGATCCCGCCGAACCAGGCCTACGGAGCCGACCCCTCCAACCAGCTGGCCAAGAACAACCTGGTCTTCGTCGTCGACATCCTCGGCACGGTCTGA